The Pleuronectes platessa chromosome 23, fPlePla1.1, whole genome shotgun sequence genome contains a region encoding:
- the LOC128430507 gene encoding glycoprotein hormone beta-5 has translation MHLHPLPLPLFILLVAEATVMCVAVTTALHGFRGCAVREFSFVAQKPGCKGLRITTEACWGRCHTWEKPVPDPPYIQRHHRVCTYSRSRHMTARLPGCPPNVSPLYHYPMALHCHCAICSTQDTECETF, from the exons ATGCATCTCCATCCTCTGCCCCtccccctcttcatcctcctggTTGCAGAGGCAACCGTGATGTGCGTTGCCGTGACGACAGCGCTCCACGGCTTCCGAGGCTGCGCCGTGCGAGAGTTCTCCTTCGTGGCCCAGAAGCCCGGCTGCAAGGGCCTCCGCATCACCACGGAGGCCTGCTGGGGGCGCTGCCACACCTGGGAG AAACCCGTGCCGGATCCCCCCTACATCCAGCGACACCACCGCGTGTGCACGTACAGCCGCAGCCGCCACATGACGGCGCGGCTGCCGGGCTGCCCCCCCAACGTCTCCCCTCTCTACCACTATCCCATGGCCCTGCACTGCCACTGTGCCATCTGCTCCACACAGGACACAGAGTGCGAGACCTTCTGA